One genomic segment of Ictalurus punctatus breed USDA103 chromosome 4, Coco_2.0, whole genome shotgun sequence includes these proteins:
- the LOC100304610 gene encoding putative odorant receptor CF64 precursor (The RefSeq protein has 17 substitutions, 4 frameshifts, 1 non-frameshifting indel compared to this genomic sequence) has protein sequence MLLLAAILMIIFLTTNAENQQCIAYGTDEHLHFAKEGDVAIGGIWAFHQYPVSIGPTLMVNPGNMRCYGIGQAELQYAMAMIFAIEEINNSTDILRDLTLGYRIYGSCPSIPLSVKASLLLMNRPGMERENCIKSPTVHAVIGETTSTATIGIAKTMGPFHIPVISHSATCACLSNRKEYPSFFRTIPNDYYQSRALAKLVKYLGWTWVGAVRSRSDYGNNGMASFLEVAEKEGVCIEYSVAIYRTDSRQKFLNVVDIIKTSTSKVIVAFADENDLDILITELYYQNVTGFQWVGSEGWITYSYLSNAMRYAVVGGAVGLAVPNANIPGLKEFIESMRPSLKPGNTGLVELWESVFDCSLSSQSQKAEISCTGEESLENTQTRFTDVSDASLLNNVYKAVYAVDRLLGCHDQKGPFTNGTRADIGNIQPWQVLHYLSQVNFTTKNGEIVRFDKLGDPVARYAIVNWQRKDEGTIIFKSIGMYDASLQDGQEFVINTSSAVWAGDQYTVPRSVCSENCLPGTSRAFIKGKPICCFDCIPCADGEFSNTTNAVTCLPCPLEYKSNGNKTKCDLKSIEFLNFNELMGIPADGILFVWWMSYNHSWVHFLLLQTDLPIVRANNSELSFLLLSSLSLCFLCSLTFIGPPSEWSCMLRHTAFGIAFVLCISCVLGKTVVVLMAFRATLPGSNIMEVVWTCTAETQCNFLHLCIQVFICSLWLTISPPFPYKNMHHYKDKIILECHVGSALGFWAVPGYIGILAFLCFILAFLARKLPDNFNEAKYITFSMLIFCVVWITFIPAYVSSPGKFIVAVEIFAILTSSSGLLFCIFFPKCYIILLQPDKNTKKQMMNKTPSKPL, from the exons ATGCTTTTACTAGCAGCTATACTAATGATTATATTCTTTACTACCAATGCTGAAAATCAGCAATGCATAGCATATGGAACAGATGAACACCTTCATTTTTCTAAAGAGGGTGATGTAGCAATAGGAGGCATTTTTTCATTCCATCAATATCCTGTTAGTATAAATCCAACACTGATGGTCAACCCAGGAAATATGAGATGCTATGG GATTGATCAAGCAGAATTGCAGTATGCCATGGCAATGATATTTGCTATTGAGGAGATCAACAATAGCACAGATATCCTCCGTGACCTTACACTGGGCTACAGAATATATGGTTCCTGTCCCAGCATTCCTCTCTCGGTAAAGGCATCTCTGCTTCTCATGAACAGGCCAGGAATGGAGAGAGAAAATTGCATAAAATCTCCCACTGTGCATGCTGTCATTGGGGAAACTACTTCCACAGCAACTATAGGTATTGCAAAGACCATGGGTCCATTTCATATACCAGTG ATTAGCCACTCAGCTACCTGTGCATGTCTTAGCAACAGAAAAGAGTATCCCTCTTTCTTTAGGACAATTCCCAATGATTATTACCAGAGCAGAGCACTGGCAAAGCTGGTCAAGTATTTTGGTTGGACTTGGGTAGGAGCTGTTAGAAGTAGGAGTGACTATGGAAATAACGGAATGGCCAGTTTTCTAGAAGTTGCTGAAAAAGAGGGAGTATGTATTGAGTACTCTGTGGCTATTTACAGGACTGATTCCAGACAAAAGTTTCTAAATGTGGTGGATATTATCAAGACATCCACATCCAAGGTGATTGTAGCTTTTGCAGATGAGAATGACTTGGACATCCTCATAACAGAGCTTTACTATCAGAATGTGACTGGATTTCAGTGGGTTGGAAGTGAAGGATGGATCACCTACAGCTACCTATCCAATGCCATGAGGTATGCGGTGGTTGGTGGCGCAGTAGGTCTTGCTGTACCCAATGCCAACATTCCTGGCTTGAAAGAGTTTATTGAAAGTATGCGACCCTCTTTAAAACCAGGTAATACTGGTCTGGTTGAATTGTGGGAGAGTGTGTTTGACTGTTCTCTAAGCTCTCAGTCACAGAAAGCTGAAATATCCTGCACCGGTGAGGAGTCTCTTGAGAATACACAAACACGCTTCACAGATGTGTCAGATGCTAGCTTATTAAACAACATTTATAAAGCTGTGTATGCTGTGGCTCATGCGGTGGATAGGCTTTTAGGCTGTCATGACCAGAAAGGACCATTTACCAATGGCACATGTGCAGACATAGGAAACATACAGCCATGGCAG GTGCTCCATTACCTCTCTCAGGTGAACTTTACTACTAAGAATGGAGAAATTGTCCGATTTGACAAGTTGGGTGACCCAGTTGCACGCTATGCCATTGTTAATTGGCAGAGGAAGGATGAAGGAACCATGATAATCAAGTCCATTGGCATGTATGATGCATCTTTGCAAGATGGCCAGGAGTTTGTAATTAATACCAGCAGCGCAGTCTGGGCGGGAGAACAGTATACA GTTCCTCGGTCTGTATGTAGTGAAAACTGTCTCCCAGGGACCAGCAGGGCTTTCATAAAAGGAAAGCCAATTTGCTGCTTTGACTGCATCCCCTGTGCAGATGGGGAGTTTAGCAACACCACAA ATGCAGTGACATGTCTTCCATGCCCTCTTGAATACAAGTCAAATGGGAACAAGACTAAATGTGATCTGAAAAGCATTGAATTCCTGAACTTTAATGAACTTATGGGTAT TGCTGATGGCATTCTCTTTGTTTGGTGGATGTCTCACAATCACAGTTGGGTTCATTTTCTTTTACTACAGACAGAC CCTATTGTCAGGGCCAACAACTCTGAGCTGAGCTTCCTGCTGCTTTTCTCTTTGAGTCTGTGTTTCCTCTGTTCACTTACCTTCATTGGTCAGCCATCTGAGTGGTCTTGTATGCTGCGCCACACAGCTTTTGGGATCGCATTTGTTCTCTGCATTTCCTGTGTTCTGGGGAAAACAGTAGTTGTGTTAATGGCCTTCAGAGCTACACTTCCAGGTAGTAATATCA AAGTGGTTTGGACCTGCACAGCAGAGACTCAGTGTAATTTCCTTCACTT CATTCAGGTCTTCATTTGTAGTCTTTGGTTGACGATCTCTCCCCCGTTTCCTTATAAAAATATGCACCACTACAAAGATAAAATAATTTTAGAATGTCATGTTGGATCAGCTTTAGGTTTCTGGGCTGTGCTAGGATATATAGGAATTCTTGCTTTCTTGTGCTTTATCTTGGCTTTTCTAGCAAGGAAGCTACCTGATAACTTTAATGAAGCCAAATACATTACATTCAGCATGCTCATATTCTGTGTAGTTTGGATTACATTTATTCCAGCTTATGTCAGTTCTCCTGGAAAGTTTATTGTAGCTGTGGAAATATTTGCCATTTTAACCTCAAGTTCTGGATTacttttttgtatattttttccaAAGTGCTACATAATTTTACTTCAGCCTgacaaaaacaccaaaaaacaaatgatgaataaaacacCATCCAAACCACTCTGA
- the LOC100304610 gene encoding putative odorant receptor CF64 isoform X1: MLWYAMAMIFAIEEINNSTDILRDLTLGYRIYGSCPSIPLSVKASLLLMNRPGMERENCIKSPTVHAVIGETTSTATIGIAKTMGPFHIPVISHSATCACLSNRKEYPSFFRTIPNDYYQSRALAKLVKYFGWTWVGAVRSRSDYGNNGMASFLEVAEKEGVCIEYSVAIYRTDSRQKFLNVVDIIKTSTSKVIVAFADENDLDILITELYYQNVTGFQWVGSEGWITYSYLSNAMRYAVVGGAVGLAVPNANIPGLKEFIESMRPSLKPGNTGLVELWESVFDCSLSSQSQKAEISCTGEESLENTQTRFTDVSDASLLNNIYKAVYAVAHAVDRLLGCHDQKGPFTNGTCADIGNIQPWQVLHYLSQVNFTTKNGEIVRFDKLGDPVARYAIVNWQRKDEGTMIIKSIGMYDASLQDGQEFVINTRVTCILQVPRSVCSENCLPGTSRAFIKGKPICCFDCIPCADGEFSNTTNAVTCLPCPLEYKSNGNKTKCDLKSIEFLNFNELMGILLMAFSLFGGCLTITVGFIFFYYRQTPIVRANNSELSFLLLFSLSLCFLCSLTFIGQPSEWSCMLRHTAFGIAFVLCISCVLGKTVVVLMAFRATLPGSNIMKWFGPAQQRLSVISFTFIQVFICSLWLTISPPFPYKNMHHYKDKIILECHVGSALGFWAVLGYIGILAFLCFILAFLARKLPDNFNEAKYITFSMLIFCVVWITFIPAYVSSPGKFIVAVEIFAILTSSSGLLFCIFFPKCYIILLQPDKNTKKQMMNKTPSKPL; this comes from the exons ATGCTATGG TATGCCATGGCAATGATATTTGCTATTGAGGAGATCAACAATAGCACAGATATCCTCCGTGACCTTACACTGGGCTACAGAATATATGGTTCCTGTCCCAGCATTCCTCTCTCGGTAAAGGCATCTCTGCTTCTCATGAACAGGCCAGGAATGGAGAGAGAAAATTGCATAAAATCTCCCACTGTGCATGCTGTCATTGGGGAAACTACTTCCACAGCAACTATAGGTATTGCAAAGACCATGGGTCCATTTCATATACCAGTG ATTAGCCACTCAGCTACCTGTGCATGTCTTAGCAACAGAAAAGAGTATCCCTCTTTCTTTAGGACAATTCCCAATGATTATTACCAGAGCAGAGCACTGGCAAAGCTGGTCAAGTATTTTGGTTGGACTTGGGTAGGAGCTGTTAGAAGTAGGAGTGACTATGGAAATAACGGAATGGCCAGTTTTCTAGAAGTTGCTGAAAAAGAGGGAGTATGTATTGAGTACTCTGTGGCTATTTACAGGACTGATTCCAGACAAAAGTTTCTAAATGTGGTGGATATTATCAAGACATCCACATCCAAGGTGATTGTAGCTTTTGCAGATGAGAATGACTTGGACATCCTCATAACAGAGCTTTACTATCAGAATGTGACTGGATTTCAGTGGGTTGGAAGTGAAGGATGGATCACCTACAGCTACCTATCCAATGCCATGAGGTATGCGGTGGTTGGTGGCGCAGTAGGTCTTGCTGTACCCAATGCCAACATTCCTGGCTTGAAAGAGTTTATTGAAAGTATGCGACCCTCTTTAAAACCAGGTAATACTGGTCTGGTTGAATTGTGGGAGAGTGTGTTTGACTGTTCTCTAAGCTCTCAGTCACAGAAAGCTGAAATATCCTGCACCGGTGAGGAGTCTCTTGAGAATACACAAACACGCTTCACAGATGTGTCAGATGCTAGCTTATTAAACAACATTTATAAAGCTGTGTATGCTGTGGCTCATGCGGTGGATAGGCTTTTAGGCTGTCATGACCAGAAAGGACCATTTACCAATGGCACATGTGCAGACATAGGAAACATACAGCCATGGCAG GTGCTCCATTACCTCTCTCAGGTGAACTTTACTACTAAGAATGGAGAAATTGTCCGATTTGACAAGTTGGGTGACCCAGTTGCACGCTATGCCATTGTTAATTGGCAGAGGAAGGATGAAGGAACCATGATAATCAAGTCCATTGGCATGTATGATGCATCTTTGCAAGATGGCCAGGAGTTTGTAATTAATACCA GGGTTACCTGTATACTCCAGGTTCCTCGGTCTGTATGTAGTGAAAACTGTCTCCCAGGGACCAGCAGGGCTTTCATAAAAGGAAAGCCAATTTGCTGCTTTGACTGCATCCCCTGTGCAGATGGGGAGTTTAGCAACACCACAA ATGCAGTGACATGTCTTCCATGCCCTCTTGAATACAAGTCAAATGGGAACAAGACTAAATGTGATCTGAAAAGCATTGAATTCCTGAACTTTAATGAACTTATGGGTATTCTGCTGATGGCATTCTCTTTGTTTGGTGGATGTCTCACAATCACAGTTGGGTTCATTTTCTTTTACTACAGACAGACTCCTATTGTCAGGGCCAACAACTCTGAGCTGAGCTTCCTGCTGCTTTTCTCTTTGAGTCTGTGTTTCCTCTGTTCACTTACCTTCATTGGTCAGCCATCTGAGTGGTCTTGTATGCTGCGCCACACAGCTTTTGGGATCGCATTTGTTCTCTGCATTTCCTGTGTTCTGGGGAAAACAGTAGTTGTGTTAATGGCCTTCAGAGCTACACTTCCAGGTAGTAATATCATGAAGTGGTTTGGACCTGCACAGCAGAGACTCAGTGTAATTTCCTTCACTTTCATTCAGGTCTTCATTTGTAGTCTTTGGTTGACGATCTCTCCCCCGTTTCCTTATAAAAATATGCACCACTACAAAGATAAAATAATTTTAGAATGTCATGTTGGATCAGCTTTAGGTTTCTGGGCTGTGCTAGGATATATAGGAATTCTTGCTTTCTTGTGCTTTATCTTGGCTTTTCTAGCAAGGAAGCTACCTGATAACTTTAATGAAGCCAAATACATTACATTCAGCATGCTCATATTCTGTGTAGTTTGGATTACATTTATTCCAGCTTATGTCAGTTCTCCTGGAAAGTTTATTGTAGCTGTGGAAATATTTGCCATTTTAACCTCAAGTTCTGGATTacttttttgtatattttttccaAAGTGCTACATAATTTTACTTCAGCCTgacaaaaacaccaaaaaacaaatgatgaataaaacacCATCCAAACCACTCTGA